In one Streptomyces sp. T12 genomic region, the following are encoded:
- the rplC gene encoding 50S ribosomal protein L3 produces the protein MAKQIKGILGEKLGMTQVWDENNRVVPVTVVKAGPNVVTQVRTNDVDGYESVQIAFGEIDPRKVNKPLKGHFAKADVTPRRHLVEIRTADASEYTLGQEVTAEVFEAGVKVDVTGKSKGKGFAGVMKRHNFKGLGAGHGTQRKHRSPGSIGGCATPGRVFKGLRMAGRMGNERVTTQNLTVHAVDAEKGLLLIKGAVPGPNGGLVLVRTAAKGA, from the coding sequence ATGGCTAAGCAGATCAAGGGCATCCTGGGCGAGAAGCTCGGCATGACGCAGGTGTGGGACGAGAACAACCGTGTTGTTCCGGTCACCGTCGTCAAGGCCGGCCCCAACGTCGTGACCCAGGTCCGTACGAACGACGTCGACGGCTACGAGTCGGTCCAGATCGCCTTCGGCGAGATCGACCCGCGCAAGGTGAACAAGCCCCTCAAGGGCCACTTCGCCAAGGCCGACGTCACCCCCCGTCGTCACCTCGTCGAGATCCGCACCGCGGACGCCTCCGAGTACACGCTGGGCCAGGAAGTCACCGCCGAGGTGTTCGAGGCCGGCGTGAAGGTCGACGTCACCGGCAAGAGCAAGGGCAAGGGCTTCGCCGGTGTCATGAAGCGCCACAACTTCAAGGGCCTCGGCGCCGGTCACGGCACCCAGCGCAAGCACCGCTCGCCCGGTTCCATCGGTGGCTGCGCCACCCCGGGCCGCGTGTTCAAGGGCCTCCGCATGGCGGGTCGCATGGGCAACGAGCGGGTCACCACCCAGAACCTGACCGTCCACGCCGTTGACGCGGAGAAGGGTCTGCTGCTCATCAAGGGCGCGGTTCCCGGTCCGAACGGCGGCCTCGTCCTGGTCCGCACCGCGGCCAAGGGGGCCTGA
- the rplD gene encoding 50S ribosomal protein L4 codes for MSTVDILSPAGDKAGTVELPAEIFDVEKISVPLLHQVVVAQLAAARQGTHKTKTRGEVRGGGKKPYRQKGTGRARQGSTRAPQFAGGGVVHGPVPRDYSQRTPKKMKAAALRHALTDRARNNRIHVVSGVIEGENPSTKAAKSLFGKISERKNLLLVVERADEAAWLSARNLPQVHILEPGQLNTYDVLVSDDVVFTQAALESFVSGPKANDTEGSEA; via the coding sequence ATGAGCACTGTTGACATCCTTTCGCCGGCGGGCGACAAGGCCGGTACCGTCGAGCTCCCTGCGGAGATCTTCGACGTAGAGAAGATCAGCGTTCCGCTGCTTCACCAGGTCGTCGTCGCGCAGCTGGCCGCTGCCCGCCAGGGCACGCACAAGACCAAGACCCGTGGCGAGGTCCGTGGTGGTGGCAAGAAGCCTTACCGCCAGAAGGGCACCGGTCGCGCCCGTCAGGGTTCGACCCGCGCGCCGCAGTTCGCCGGTGGTGGCGTCGTGCACGGTCCCGTGCCGCGTGACTACTCGCAGCGGACCCCGAAGAAGATGAAGGCCGCGGCCCTGCGCCACGCCCTCACCGACCGGGCCCGCAACAACCGCATCCACGTCGTCTCCGGCGTCATCGAGGGCGAGAACCCGTCCACGAAGGCCGCCAAGAGCCTGTTCGGCAAGATCTCGGAGCGCAAGAACCTGCTCCTGGTCGTCGAGCGCGCCGACGAGGCCGCGTGGCTGTCCGCCCGCAACCTGCCCCAGGTCCACATCCTGGAGCCGGGCCAGCTGAACACGTACGACGTTCTCGTCTCGGACGACGTGGTCTTCACCCAGGCCGCTCTCGAGTCCTTCGTGTCCGGCCCGAAGGCCAATGACACCGAAGGGAGCGAGGCCTGA
- the rplW gene encoding 50S ribosomal protein L23 has protein sequence MAIRHPAIASKAAKKAKEARVKKARRHATEGKNTVVTPASKAFTDLRDVLIKPVVSEKSYALLDENKYTFIVAPGSNKTQIKQAVETVFEVKVTGVNTINRQGKRKRTRTGFGQRAGTKRAIVTLAEGDRIDIFGGPTA, from the coding sequence ATGGCTATCCGTCACCCCGCCATTGCCTCGAAGGCCGCGAAGAAGGCCAAGGAAGCGCGCGTCAAGAAGGCGCGTCGCCACGCCACCGAGGGCAAGAACACCGTCGTCACGCCGGCGAGCAAGGCCTTCACGGACCTCCGTGACGTCCTGATCAAGCCGGTCGTGTCCGAGAAGAGCTACGCGCTCCTCGACGAGAACAAGTACACGTTCATCGTCGCCCCGGGCTCCAACAAGACCCAGATCAAGCAGGCCGTCGAGACGGTCTTCGAGGTCAAGGTCACCGGGGTCAACACGATCAACCGCCAGGGCAAGCGCAAGCGGACCCGCACCGGCTTCGGCCAGCGTGCCGGGACCAAGCGCGCGATCGTGACCCTCGCTGAGGGCGACCGTATCGACATCTTCGGCGGTCCGACCGCCTAA
- the rplB gene encoding 50S ribosomal protein L2, producing MGIRKYKPTTPGRRGSSVADFVEVTRSTPEKSLVRPLHSKGGRNNSGRVTVRHQGGGHKRAYRVIDFRRHDKDGVPAKVAHIEYDPNRTARIALLHYADGEKRYILAPRNLQQGDRVENGPGADIKPGNNLALRNIPVGTTIHAIELRPGGGAKFARSAGASVQLLAKEGSMAHLRMPSGEIRLVDQRCRATVGEVGNAEQSNINWGKAGRKRWLGVRPTVRGVAMNPVDHPHGGGEGKTSGGRHPVSPWGQKEGRTRAPKKASNKYIVRRRKTNKKR from the coding sequence ATGGGAATCCGCAAGTACAAGCCGACTACGCCGGGCCGCCGTGGCTCCAGCGTCGCCGACTTCGTCGAGGTCACGCGGTCCACGCCGGAGAAGTCGTTGGTCCGCCCCCTGCACAGCAAGGGTGGCCGTAACAACTCCGGTCGTGTGACCGTCCGCCACCAGGGTGGTGGCCACAAGCGCGCCTACCGCGTGATCGACTTCCGTCGTCACGACAAGGACGGCGTGCCGGCGAAGGTCGCGCACATCGAGTACGACCCCAACCGCACCGCGCGCATCGCGCTGCTGCACTACGCCGACGGCGAGAAGCGCTACATCCTCGCCCCGCGCAACCTGCAGCAGGGTGACCGCGTCGAGAACGGTCCCGGGGCCGACATCAAGCCGGGCAACAACCTGGCGCTGCGCAACATCCCGGTCGGTACCACGATCCACGCGATCGAGCTCCGTCCCGGTGGCGGCGCCAAGTTCGCCCGCTCCGCCGGTGCCTCCGTGCAGCTGCTCGCGAAGGAGGGCTCGATGGCCCACCTCCGCATGCCCTCCGGTGAGATCCGCCTGGTCGACCAGCGCTGCCGCGCCACGGTCGGCGAGGTCGGCAACGCCGAGCAGAGCAACATCAACTGGGGTAAGGCCGGCCGTAAGCGCTGGCTGGGCGTTCGCCCGACCGTTCGCGGTGTGGCGATGAACCCGGTTGACCACCCGCACGGTGGTGGTGAGGGCAAGACCTCCGGTGGTCGCCACCCGGTCTCCCCGTGGGGTCAGAAGGAGGGTCGTACTCGTGCTCCCAAGAAGGCGAGCAACAAGTACATCGTCCGCCGCCGCAAGACGAACAAGAAGCGCTAG